In a single window of the Rhineura floridana isolate rRhiFlo1 chromosome 3, rRhiFlo1.hap2, whole genome shotgun sequence genome:
- the LOC133381814 gene encoding zinc finger protein 850-like, with the protein MQAGSAEPSLCAAMLASGVARGEPGDKGYIWGVKAEGEPSEVSLEKAEEQMQEQKLRSQDAAKRQEERETHTGDKPHICLECGKNFRCSSTLTVHQRTHTGDKPYKCFQCGKTFSRSSTLTLHQRTHTGDKPYTCLECGKSFSVKSSLTSHQRSHTGDKPYTCLQCGKSFRWSSALTVHQRTHTGDKPYKCLECGKTFSQSSILTSHQRTHTGDKPYKCLECGRSFSLSSSLTSHQRSHTGDKPYKCLECGKTFTRSSNLTSHQSFHTGDKPYTCLQCGKSFRWSSALTLHQRSHTGDKPYKCLECGKSFSQSSTLTSHQRTHTGDKPYKCLECGKTFSRSSTLTLHQRTHTGDKPYTCLECGKSFSVKSSLTSHQRSHTGDKPYKCLECGKSFSVKSSLTSHQRSHTGDKPYKCLECGKTFSQSSNLTWHHRTHTGDKPYKCFECGKSFSSSLTKHQRTHTGDKPYKCLECGKTFSRSSTLTSHQSFHTGDKPYTCLQCGKSFRWSSYLTVHQRTHTGYKPYKCLECGKSFSVKSTLTSHQRSHTGDKPYKCLECGKSFSQSGNLSIHERTHTGDKPYTCLECGKSFSVKSSLTSHQRSHTGDKPYKCLECGKSFSVKSTLTSHRRSHTGDKPYKCFECGKTFSESSSLTWHHRTHTGDKPYTCLECGKSFSLSSTLTSHQRSHTGDKPYTCLVCGKSFRWSSNLTSHHKTHTGDKPYKCFECGKSFSQSGHLTLHHKTHTVNKPYTCL; encoded by the exons ATGCAGGCTGGAAGCGCGGAGCCGTCTTTGTGCGCAGCGATGTTGGCGAGCGGGGTTGCAAGGGGGGAGCCTGGAGACAAAG gatacatctggggggtcaaggctgagggagaaccctctgaagtatcactggaaaaggctgaggagcagatgcaggagcagaaactgaggagtcaagatgcagcaaagagacaagaggagagagagactcacacaggagacaaacctcatatatgcttggagtgtggaaaaaactTCAGATGTAGTAGCACCCTTacagtgcatcaaagaactcacacaggagacaaaccttataaatgcttccagtgtggaaagaccttcagtcggagtagcacccttactttgcatcaaagaactcacacaggggacaaaccttatacatgcttggaatgtggaaagagcttcagtgtaaaaagcagccttacttctcatcaaagaagtcacacaggagacaaaccttatacatgcttgcagtgtgggaaaagcttcagatggagtagcgcccttacagtgcatcaaagaactcacacaggggacaaaccttataaatgcttggagtgtggaaagaccttcagtcagagtagcattCTTACTTCGcaccaaagaactcacacaggagacaaaccttataaatgcttggagtgtggaaggagCTTCAGTCTTAGTAGCAGCCTTACTTCGCaccaaagaagtcacacaggggacaaaccatataaatgtttggagtgtggaaagaccttcactcggagtagcaaccttacttcgcatcaaagttttcacacaggagacaaaccttatacatgcttgcagtgtgggaaaagcttcagatggagtagcgcccttacactgcatcaaagaagtcacacaggggacaaaccttataaatgcttggagtgtggaaagagcttcagtcagagtagcacccttacttctcatcaaagaactcacacaggagacaaaccttataaatgcttggagtgtggaaagaccttcagtcggagtagcacccttactttgcatcaaagaactcacacaggggacaaaccttatacatgcttggaatgtggaaagagcttcagtgtaaaaagcagccttacttctcatcaaagaagtcacacaggggacaaaccttataaatgcttggaatgtggaaagagcttcagtgtaaaaagctcccttacttcgcatcaaagaagtcacacaggggacaaaccttataaatgcttggagtgtggaaagaccttcagtcagagtagcaaccttacttggcatcacagaactcacacaggagacaaaccttataaatgctttgagtgtggaaagagcttcagtagcaGCCTTACtaagcatcaaagaactcacacaggagacaaaccttataaatgcttggagtgtggaaagaccttcagtcggagtagcacccttacttcgcatcaaagttttcacacaggggacaaaccttatacttGCTTgcagtgtgggaaaagcttcaggtggagtagctaccttacggtgcatcaaagaactcacacagggtacaaaccttataaatgcttggaatgtggaaagagcttcagtgtaaaaagcacccttacttcgcatcaaagaagtcacacaggggacaaaccttataaatgcttggagtgtggaaagagcttcagtcagagtggcaaccttagtatacatgaaagaactcacacaggggacaaaccttatacatgcttggaatgtggaaagagcttcagtgtaaaaagcagccttacttctcatcaaagaagtcacacaggggacaaaccttataaatgcttggaatgtggaaagagcttcagtgtaaaaagcacccttacttcgcatcgaagaagtcacacaggggacaaaccttataaatgctttgagtgtggaaagaccttcagtgagagtagcagccttacttggcatcacagaactcacacaggagacaaaccttatacatgcttggagtgtggaaagagcttcagtctgagtagcacccttacttctcatcaaagaagtcacacaggggacaaaccttatacatgcttggtgtgtgggaaaagcttcaggtggagtagcaaccttacttcgcatcacaaaactcatacaggggacaaaccctataaatgcttcgagtgtggaaagagcttcagtcagagtggccaccttactttgcatcacaaaactcatacagtgaacaaaccttatacatgcttgtag